Proteins encoded within one genomic window of Peptococcaceae bacterium:
- the rpmA gene encoding 50S ribosomal protein L27, which translates to MFKINLQLFAHKKGVGSSRNGRDSEAKRLGAKRSDGQFVNAGNILVRQRGTKIHPGENVGRGKDDTLFALISGHVKFERKDKERKQVSVYA; encoded by the coding sequence CTGTTCAAAATAAATTTGCAGCTTTTTGCTCATAAAAAAGGTGTCGGCAGTTCCCGGAACGGCAGGGACAGCGAAGCGAAGAGGCTCGGAGCAAAAAGGTCCGATGGTCAGTTTGTAAATGCGGGTAATATCCTGGTCAGGCAGAGGGGCACAAAGATCCATCCCGGCGAAAACGTGGGCAGAGGAAAAGATGATACCCTGTTTGCCTTAATCAGCGGTCACGTTAAATTTGAGCGAAAGGATAAGGAAAGAAAACAGGTCAGCGTTTACGCTTAA
- a CDS encoding ribosomal-processing cysteine protease Prp: MIEAIIYYVEPGCAPEGYNAGREAGGGKKRLIKGYVIEGHAGMAEPGYDLVCASVSALAQAALLGLDAHLSQKPGWKIDNEGYLECWLPDQLPAEEMSLAQAIIRTMELGLESIAEEYGTYLKVKKRRWTKCCSK, translated from the coding sequence ATGATCGAAGCCATAATCTATTATGTGGAACCGGGTTGTGCTCCAGAGGGGTATAACGCCGGAAGAGAAGCCGGCGGGGGAAAAAAGAGGCTGATCAAGGGTTACGTGATCGAGGGGCATGCCGGGATGGCCGAGCCGGGTTATGACCTGGTTTGTGCCAGCGTTTCTGCGCTTGCTCAGGCAGCTTTGCTGGGGCTTGATGCCCATCTCAGCCAAAAGCCTGGCTGGAAAATTGACAATGAGGGGTACCTGGAATGCTGGCTTCCGGACCAGCTTCCCGCGGAAGAAATGAGCCTGGCGCAGGCGATAATCCGCACAATGGAGCTGGGATTGGAGAGCATCGCCGAGGAGTACGGAACTTATCTTAAAGTAAAAAAGAGGAGGTGGACCAAATGCTGTTCAAAATAA